The following are encoded together in the Arthrobacter sp. Y-9 genome:
- a CDS encoding FAD-dependent oxidoreductase has protein sequence MSTSPRVVIIGAGIVGTNLADELSSRGWTNVTVVEQGPLELAGGSTSHAPGLVFQNNGSRTMTQFATYTVEKLLALSKDGQSCFNQVGGLELATTPERLKDLHRKMGLMTSWGVESRIIDADECEKHYPLLTTGALSDGREILGGLLIPSDGLALAARAVQLLIERASERGVEFRGSTTVTGIARDGGKVTGVETDAGLIPADIVVSCAGFWGRELGKMVGLEVPLLPLGHQYAVTTPLPELEGVNELPKGASKPILRYQDKDLYYREWGDRIGIGSYAHRPMPVDMTRLPQVSAEEMSDHKMPSRLDFTLDDFLPAWEDSQDLLPALRNAEIEDGFNGIFSFTPDGGPLIGEHPDLSGFFVAEAVWVTHSAGVAKAVAELLIEGRSRTDLHGTELTRFEKVQTSDDYVSETSQQNFVEIYDILHPLQPKESPRDLRVSPFHVRQKELGAFFLEASAWERPHWFEANRGLLEELPDEWQAPERESWSGMFHSPISAAEAWKTRTAVALYDMTPLKRLEVVGPGAEALLHRLSTGNITKKPGAVTYCLLLEHDGGIRSDVTVARLDEERFQLGVNSNVDFDYLRAEARRQSAEDPSQWAHVTDITGSTCCIGLWGPLAREVIGKVSGDDLSNDGLKYFRAKEISVGGIPVTAMRLSYVGELGWELYTSAEYGLKLWDLLFEAGQEFGIIAAGRGAFNSLRLEKGYRLWGTDMNTEHHPYQAGLGFSVAKDKVGFTGAEALAERKEQPAEKTLRCLTIDDGRSVVLGKEPVYVDGEASGYVTSAAYGFSIHRPIAYAWLPTAVGIGDRVEIEYFGERIPATVTAEPLYDPSMERIRG, from the coding sequence ATGAGCACATCACCACGAGTCGTCATCATCGGCGCCGGCATCGTCGGCACCAACCTCGCGGACGAACTCTCCAGTCGCGGCTGGACGAACGTCACGGTCGTCGAGCAGGGACCCCTGGAGCTGGCGGGCGGATCGACGTCCCATGCGCCGGGCCTGGTGTTCCAGAACAACGGTTCCCGGACCATGACCCAGTTCGCCACGTACACCGTGGAGAAGCTCCTGGCCCTGAGCAAGGACGGCCAGTCCTGCTTCAACCAGGTGGGTGGCCTCGAGCTGGCCACGACGCCGGAACGGCTGAAGGACCTCCACCGCAAGATGGGGCTCATGACCTCGTGGGGCGTCGAGAGCCGCATCATCGACGCCGACGAATGCGAGAAGCACTACCCTCTGCTGACCACGGGCGCCCTGAGCGACGGCCGCGAGATCCTCGGCGGCCTGCTCATCCCGAGTGACGGACTGGCGCTCGCCGCCCGTGCCGTGCAGCTGCTCATCGAACGCGCGAGCGAGCGCGGCGTCGAGTTCCGCGGCTCCACCACCGTCACCGGCATCGCCCGCGACGGCGGCAAGGTCACCGGCGTCGAGACGGACGCCGGGCTGATCCCCGCCGACATCGTGGTCTCCTGCGCCGGATTCTGGGGCCGCGAGCTGGGCAAGATGGTCGGGCTCGAAGTGCCGCTGCTGCCGCTCGGCCACCAGTACGCCGTCACCACGCCCCTGCCGGAACTCGAAGGGGTCAACGAGCTGCCCAAGGGCGCGAGCAAGCCGATCCTGCGCTACCAGGACAAGGACCTCTACTACCGCGAGTGGGGCGACCGCATCGGCATCGGCAGCTACGCCCACCGCCCGATGCCCGTGGACATGACCCGGCTGCCGCAGGTCTCCGCCGAAGAGATGTCCGATCACAAGATGCCGTCCCGCCTGGACTTCACGCTGGACGACTTCCTCCCGGCCTGGGAGGACAGCCAGGACCTGCTCCCGGCCCTGCGGAACGCGGAGATCGAGGACGGCTTCAACGGGATCTTCTCCTTCACCCCCGACGGCGGCCCGCTCATCGGCGAGCACCCGGACCTGAGCGGCTTCTTCGTCGCCGAGGCGGTCTGGGTGACCCACTCCGCCGGCGTCGCGAAGGCCGTGGCCGAACTCCTCATCGAGGGCCGTTCCCGCACGGATCTGCACGGCACGGAGCTCACCCGCTTCGAAAAGGTGCAGACGTCCGACGATTACGTCTCGGAGACCTCGCAGCAGAACTTCGTGGAGATCTACGACATCCTGCACCCGCTGCAGCCCAAGGAATCCCCGCGGGACCTGCGCGTGAGCCCGTTCCACGTCCGGCAGAAGGAACTGGGCGCCTTCTTCCTGGAGGCCTCCGCCTGGGAACGCCCGCACTGGTTCGAGGCGAACCGCGGGCTCCTCGAAGAGCTCCCGGACGAGTGGCAGGCGCCGGAGCGCGAGTCCTGGTCCGGTATGTTCCATTCGCCCATCTCCGCCGCCGAGGCGTGGAAGACGCGCACCGCCGTCGCGCTGTATGACATGACGCCGCTCAAGCGCCTCGAGGTGGTCGGCCCGGGCGCCGAGGCACTGCTGCACCGCCTGAGCACCGGCAACATCACCAAGAAGCCGGGCGCGGTCACGTACTGTCTGCTCCTGGAACACGACGGCGGCATCCGCAGCGACGTGACCGTGGCCCGCCTCGACGAGGAGCGCTTCCAGCTCGGCGTCAACAGCAACGTCGACTTCGACTACCTGCGGGCCGAGGCGCGCCGGCAGTCGGCTGAGGATCCGTCGCAGTGGGCCCACGTCACCGACATCACCGGCAGCACCTGCTGCATCGGCCTCTGGGGTCCTCTGGCCCGTGAGGTGATCGGCAAGGTGAGCGGCGACGATCTCAGCAACGACGGCCTGAAGTACTTCCGCGCCAAGGAGATCTCCGTGGGCGGCATCCCGGTCACCGCGATGCGCCTGTCCTACGTCGGTGAACTCGGCTGGGAGCTCTACACGAGCGCCGAATACGGGCTGAAGCTCTGGGACCTGCTGTTCGAGGCCGGTCAGGAGTTCGGCATCATCGCCGCCGGACGCGGCGCCTTCAACAGCCTGCGCCTGGAGAAGGGCTACCGTCTCTGGGGCACGGACATGAACACCGAGCACCACCCGTACCAGGCGGGTCTCGGCTTCTCCGTGGCCAAGGACAAGGTGGGCTTCACCGGCGCCGAGGCGCTCGCCGAGCGCAAGGAGCAGCCGGCGGAGAAGACGCTGCGCTGCCTCACGATCGACGACGGCCGCTCCGTGGTGCTGGGCAAGGAGCCCGTGTACGTCGACGGCGAGGCCTCCGGGTACGTCACGAGCGCCGCGTACGGCTTCTCGATCCACCGCCCGATCGCCTACGCCTGGCTGCCCACCGCCGTCGGCATCGGCGACCGGGTGGAGATCGAGTACTTCGGTGAGCGGA
- the purU gene encoding formyltetrahydrofolate deformylase: MTVVLESRTAGEATAENLTNPAKTSTAQYVLTLACPERPGIVRAITAFLADRGFDIIEHQQFDDQVSGKLFLRTAFTPGDDDVTVEGLSAEFAAVAEEFGMDFTIHDGRPQRLLVMVSKFGHCLNDLIFRWRAGSLGAEIAVVVSNHEDLRAMAEAAGLPFIHVPITADTKPQAEARLLELVEQYQADLVVLARYMQVLSDGLTQTLRGRAINIHHSFLPGFKGAKPYHQAYDRGVKLIGATAHYVTADLDEGPIIEQEVFRVDHSLDANALATVGRDAESQALSRAVQWHCQHRVLLNNTRTVVFR, from the coding sequence GTGACCGTTGTTCTTGAAAGCCGCACCGCCGGCGAGGCGACCGCCGAAAACCTCACCAACCCCGCCAAGACCAGCACGGCCCAGTACGTCCTCACCCTCGCCTGTCCGGAGCGTCCCGGGATCGTCCGGGCCATCACCGCCTTCCTGGCGGACCGAGGGTTCGACATCATCGAGCACCAGCAGTTCGACGACCAGGTCAGCGGCAAGCTGTTCCTGCGCACGGCCTTCACCCCCGGCGACGACGACGTCACCGTCGAAGGCCTCAGCGCGGAATTCGCCGCCGTGGCGGAGGAGTTCGGCATGGACTTCACGATCCATGACGGCAGGCCGCAGCGCCTCCTCGTGATGGTGTCCAAGTTCGGCCACTGCCTCAACGACCTCATCTTCCGGTGGCGGGCCGGCAGCCTGGGCGCGGAGATCGCCGTCGTGGTGTCCAATCATGAGGACCTGCGGGCCATGGCGGAGGCCGCGGGTCTGCCGTTCATCCACGTGCCGATCACCGCCGACACCAAGCCCCAGGCAGAAGCGCGGCTGCTCGAACTCGTGGAGCAGTATCAGGCCGATCTGGTGGTGCTGGCCCGCTACATGCAGGTCCTCTCCGACGGCCTCACCCAGACCCTGCGGGGCCGGGCGATCAACATCCACCACTCGTTCCTCCCGGGCTTCAAGGGCGCCAAGCCGTACCACCAGGCCTACGACCGCGGGGTGAAGCTCATCGGGGCCACCGCGCACTACGTCACGGCGGACCTGGACGAAGGCCCGATCATCGAGCAGGAGGTGTTCCGGGTGGACCACAGCCTGGACGCGAACGCCCTCGCCACGGTCGGCCGCGACGCCGAATCCCAGGCCCTGTCCCGGGCCGTGCAGTGGCACTGCCAGCACCGGGTCCTGCTGAACAACACCCGAACCGTCGTTTTCCGCTGA
- a CDS encoding ferredoxin reductase — MTEVLTQQAVREPQRIRGLEMPWNRVMGSAETPARAARALGPWHPQEFMAECVETIPEAGGLMTFVFRRGDGAPLAFRAGQYVNIAFPVNGDDEDPVDRSYSLSSSPTQPWTFSFSVKRDAAGAVSPWIHENVKPGTVLDMLGPVGAFHLPDADRRARYLLLAAGAGITPIMSMVRTIHSLPGQADVVVLYHGAEADGFAFQRELDHIASVDARIRVHYSLGDRGVPEGWQGLRGRLSAAMIDEVAPDANGRQVYACGPEGYLNTATELLKKVGVDDTSIYMEFFTGNRQTLLEYQQEIALASDIAEEIAEEIAESPEEYFESQPAAFGLYEPGYDEDGTLDATGLPLEAAGTEAAGPVAAADPGTPDPSGFTTVGTGSLTLSFLRTGVNVRIDPSEHILEVAQRAGVRIGANCKEGMCGSCKVVKLSGDVDMNHQGGIRAREIAAGKFLPCCSTAKTDLVIDA, encoded by the coding sequence ATGACCGAAGTCCTCACTCAGCAGGCGGTCCGGGAACCCCAGCGCATCCGCGGGCTGGAGATGCCCTGGAACCGGGTGATGGGCAGCGCCGAGACTCCCGCCCGGGCCGCCCGGGCACTGGGTCCGTGGCACCCGCAGGAGTTCATGGCCGAGTGCGTCGAGACCATCCCCGAAGCGGGCGGTCTGATGACCTTCGTGTTCCGCCGTGGGGACGGGGCCCCGCTCGCGTTCCGTGCGGGCCAGTACGTCAACATCGCCTTCCCGGTGAACGGCGACGACGAGGACCCGGTGGACCGCAGCTACTCGCTGTCCAGTTCGCCCACCCAGCCGTGGACGTTCAGCTTCTCCGTGAAGAGGGATGCCGCCGGCGCGGTCTCGCCGTGGATCCACGAGAACGTGAAGCCGGGCACCGTGCTGGACATGCTCGGTCCGGTCGGCGCGTTCCATCTGCCGGATGCGGACCGTCGCGCCCGCTATCTCCTGCTGGCCGCGGGGGCAGGCATCACTCCCATCATGTCCATGGTCCGGACCATCCATTCGCTGCCCGGCCAGGCCGACGTCGTCGTGCTCTATCACGGCGCGGAAGCCGACGGCTTCGCCTTCCAGCGGGAACTGGACCACATCGCTTCCGTCGACGCGCGGATCCGGGTGCACTACTCACTCGGCGACCGGGGCGTCCCGGAGGGATGGCAGGGCCTGCGCGGGCGGCTCAGCGCGGCGATGATCGATGAGGTCGCCCCGGACGCCAACGGCCGGCAGGTCTACGCCTGCGGACCCGAGGGCTATCTGAACACCGCCACGGAGCTCCTGAAGAAGGTCGGGGTGGATGACACCTCGATCTACATGGAGTTCTTCACCGGGAACCGGCAGACGCTGCTGGAGTACCAGCAGGAGATCGCGCTGGCCTCAGACATCGCGGAGGAGATCGCGGAGGAGATCGCGGAATCCCCTGAAGAGTACTTCGAGAGCCAGCCCGCCGCCTTCGGGCTCTACGAACCCGGGTACGACGAGGACGGCACGCTCGACGCCACGGGCCTGCCGCTGGAAGCGGCGGGCACGGAAGCGGCAGGCCCCGTGGCTGCGGCCGACCCGGGCACCCCGGACCCGTCCGGCTTCACCACGGTGGGCACAGGAAGCCTCACCCTGTCCTTTCTCCGCACCGGGGTCAACGTCCGGATCGACCCCAGCGAGCACATCCTCGAGGTGGCTCAGCGAGCGGGCGTGCGGATCGGCGCCAACTGCAAGGAAGGCATGTGCGGCTCCTGCAAGGTCGTCAAGCTCTCCGGCGACGTCGACATGAACCATCAGGGCGGCATCCGGGCGCGGGAGATCGCCGCCGGGAAGTTCCTGCCCTGCTGCTCCACGGCGAAGACCGACCTGGTCATCGACGCCTGA
- a CDS encoding aromatic ring-hydroxylating dioxygenase subunit alpha, whose amino-acid sequence MTAPANAPLSSRGRLAATLPVEQLAEISALFEFRRTGYSLDAPFYTDPTIFKLDMEAIFGQHWIFAASTAELPEPGDYVTVDYGPYSLIVLRNDDGGVNVLHNVCRHRGARVLTEAAGQTGNLVCGYHSWTYSPEGNLIHASAPGEAKFDKNCFALKKAHGLEVAGLIFVCLAAEPPTDFYETAKIFEPYLAPHELAKTKIAYQQNIIEEGNWKLVMENNRECYHCDGHPELACSLFPTWGLTEGLIPTHLEEVWERNKVAQADLEARCDRYGLPHQVVEELDTRIAGIRISREALDGDGESFSADGRRLSKKLLGDLRDFRLGRCSMHLQPNCWFHFMSDHVITFGVFPINEHQTLVRTTWLVADDAVEGVDYDLDKLTYTWKQTNIQDKAFVELCQQGAASPAYEPGPYMKSEYQVEAFINWYVHRVQEHLA is encoded by the coding sequence ATGACCGCTCCAGCGAACGCTCCCCTCAGCTCGCGCGGACGACTCGCCGCCACTCTGCCCGTGGAGCAGCTGGCCGAGATCTCCGCCTTGTTCGAGTTCCGGCGCACCGGATATTCGCTCGACGCCCCGTTCTACACGGACCCCACGATCTTCAAGCTGGACATGGAAGCCATCTTCGGGCAGCACTGGATCTTCGCCGCGAGCACGGCGGAACTGCCGGAGCCGGGGGACTATGTGACGGTTGATTACGGGCCCTACTCCCTGATCGTCCTGCGCAACGACGACGGCGGCGTGAACGTCCTGCACAACGTGTGCCGCCATCGCGGCGCCCGCGTGCTCACCGAGGCCGCGGGGCAGACCGGCAACCTGGTCTGCGGGTACCACTCGTGGACGTACTCGCCCGAGGGCAACCTGATCCACGCCTCCGCCCCCGGCGAAGCCAAGTTCGACAAGAACTGCTTCGCGCTCAAGAAGGCCCACGGCCTCGAGGTCGCCGGGCTCATCTTCGTGTGTCTCGCGGCCGAACCGCCCACCGACTTCTACGAGACCGCCAAGATCTTCGAGCCGTACCTGGCGCCCCACGAGCTGGCCAAGACGAAGATCGCGTACCAGCAGAACATCATCGAAGAGGGCAACTGGAAGCTCGTCATGGAGAACAACCGTGAGTGCTACCACTGCGACGGGCACCCCGAGCTCGCCTGCTCCCTGTTCCCCACCTGGGGTCTGACGGAGGGACTCATCCCCACGCACCTTGAGGAGGTGTGGGAGCGCAACAAGGTGGCCCAGGCGGATCTTGAGGCGCGCTGCGACCGGTACGGCCTGCCACATCAGGTGGTGGAGGAGCTCGACACCCGCATCGCCGGCATCCGCATCTCCCGTGAGGCCCTCGACGGTGACGGCGAGTCGTTCTCCGCCGACGGCCGCCGGCTGTCCAAGAAGCTCCTCGGCGATCTCCGGGACTTCCGCCTGGGCCGCTGCTCGATGCACCTCCAGCCGAACTGCTGGTTCCACTTCATGAGCGACCACGTCATCACTTTCGGGGTGTTCCCGATCAACGAGCACCAGACGCTCGTCCGCACCACCTGGCTGGTGGCCGACGACGCCGTGGAAGGCGTCGATTACGACCTGGACAAGCTCACCTACACCTGGAAGCAGACCAACATCCAGGACAAGGCGTTCGTGGAACTCTGCCAGCAGGGCGCCGCGAGCCCCGCCTACGAACCCGGCCCATACATGAAGAGCGAGTACCAGGTGGAGGCGTTCATCAACTGGTACGTGCACCGCGTGCAGGAGCACCTGGCATGA
- a CDS encoding LysR family transcriptional regulator yields MIDVRLITLRVFGQCGTIGATAELTGYSPSAVSAQLRELQRVLGMQLLTKDGRGLRLTTTGRILVAGSDALIAEWERLRAAAMEAGDQVQSHFGLGGFSTAAAHLLAPLAATLRSTRPLVDVQVLEADPARCFDLLVAERIDLAVIIAMQSDAQEEDQRFEKTVLLDDPLDVIVPADHPLASRDVVTLEELASEPWITEAVGSTYHSLFTAAFTAVGVTPRIAHEASEWETMIAFVGAGLGVGLLPRLAPLRGAENVVRLRISGKGRPSRRIIAVARRGSLGSPLIQESLGILQAGAHQILTARLDEED; encoded by the coding sequence ATGATCGATGTCAGGCTCATCACACTCCGCGTCTTCGGCCAATGCGGCACCATCGGCGCCACCGCGGAGCTCACGGGCTACTCCCCCTCAGCGGTGTCCGCGCAGCTCCGCGAACTGCAGCGGGTGCTCGGCATGCAGCTGCTCACCAAGGACGGACGCGGCCTGCGGCTGACCACCACGGGACGCATCCTCGTCGCCGGTTCGGACGCGCTGATCGCCGAATGGGAACGCCTGCGGGCGGCCGCCATGGAGGCCGGGGACCAGGTCCAGTCCCACTTCGGCCTCGGGGGCTTCTCGACGGCGGCGGCCCACCTGCTCGCCCCGCTCGCCGCGACCCTGCGGTCCACCCGGCCCCTCGTCGACGTCCAGGTCCTCGAAGCCGACCCGGCCCGGTGCTTCGACCTCCTGGTCGCGGAGCGGATCGATCTGGCGGTCATCATCGCGATGCAGTCGGACGCGCAGGAGGAGGATCAGCGCTTCGAGAAGACGGTTCTGCTGGATGACCCGCTGGATGTGATCGTCCCCGCCGATCATCCTCTGGCGTCGCGGGACGTCGTGACGCTGGAGGAGCTGGCCTCGGAACCGTGGATCACGGAGGCCGTCGGTTCCACCTATCACTCACTCTTCACGGCGGCGTTCACGGCGGTCGGCGTGACACCCCGGATCGCTCACGAGGCTTCCGAGTGGGAGACCATGATCGCATTCGTCGGCGCCGGCCTCGGCGTCGGCCTGCTGCCGCGACTGGCGCCATTGCGCGGCGCCGAGAACGTCGTGCGGCTGCGGATCAGCGGCAAGGGGCGGCCCTCGCGCCGGATCATCGCCGTCGCGCGACGAGGCAGCCTGGGCTCCCCGCTGATCCAGGAATCGCTCGGGATCCTGCAGGCCGGCGCGCACCAGATCCTCACGGCGCGCCTGGACGAAGAGGACTGA
- a CDS encoding S53 family peptidase: protein MAGVNEPYNAREDGIPLKSSARAVVPGVELHGPADGAGRLEITVVLRRRTALPAQAAVGHLTAAELASEYGASDDDVRLATEVFTRLGADVVESDPASRRLRLSGTVEQLSSIFGTTLEDATSTAPDGATVHYRHRQGELRIPAELNGIVVAVLGLDDRPQARAHFRVLPRATAGTGYSPVDLGRVYGFPDGTDGSGQTVAIIELGGGYAQADLDAYFAGLGFATPQITSIGVDGGANQGGNDPQGADGEVLLDIEVVGALAPKAAIQVYFAPNTDAGFLDAVVAATKAAPCAISISWGQSEDQWTAQARDAFDQALADAAALGITTTVAAGDRGSSDGAADGKAHVDFPASSPHALACGGTRLDADPETGTISSETVWNEGPDSATGGGYSKAFPRPAWQSPSASGHSGRGVPDVSAVADPQTGYRIRVDGKDLVIGGTSAVAPLWAALIARFAQAGNRRFGLIQPALYAVSSGFRDVTVGNNGSYHAGPGWDACTGLGTPDGAALLAALKPAP from the coding sequence ATGGCCGGAGTGAACGAACCCTACAACGCACGGGAAGACGGCATTCCCCTCAAGAGTTCCGCCCGGGCGGTCGTGCCCGGCGTGGAGCTGCACGGCCCGGCGGACGGCGCCGGCCGACTGGAGATCACGGTGGTCCTGCGGCGCAGGACGGCGCTGCCGGCTCAGGCGGCGGTCGGCCATCTGACGGCTGCCGAGCTGGCTTCCGAGTACGGGGCCTCCGACGACGACGTGCGGCTCGCCACCGAGGTCTTCACCCGGCTGGGCGCGGATGTGGTCGAGTCGGACCCCGCGTCGCGGCGTCTCCGGCTGTCCGGCACGGTGGAACAGTTGAGCAGCATCTTCGGCACCACCTTGGAGGATGCCACGAGCACCGCGCCGGACGGAGCCACGGTGCACTACCGTCACCGGCAGGGCGAACTGAGGATCCCCGCCGAGCTGAACGGCATCGTGGTCGCCGTGCTCGGCCTCGACGACCGTCCGCAGGCGCGCGCCCATTTCCGCGTCCTCCCTCGCGCGACGGCGGGCACCGGCTACAGCCCGGTGGACCTGGGCCGGGTGTACGGCTTCCCCGACGGCACCGACGGCTCGGGCCAGACGGTGGCCATCATCGAGCTCGGCGGAGGCTACGCTCAGGCCGATCTCGACGCCTACTTCGCGGGGCTGGGTTTCGCCACTCCCCAGATCACGTCCATCGGCGTCGACGGCGGCGCGAACCAGGGCGGGAACGATCCGCAGGGTGCGGACGGCGAGGTCCTGCTGGACATCGAGGTGGTCGGGGCTCTGGCGCCGAAAGCGGCGATCCAGGTGTACTTCGCCCCCAACACGGACGCGGGATTCCTGGACGCCGTGGTCGCCGCGACGAAGGCCGCGCCGTGTGCGATCAGCATCAGCTGGGGCCAGAGTGAGGACCAATGGACGGCCCAGGCCCGCGACGCCTTCGATCAGGCCCTCGCCGACGCCGCAGCGCTCGGCATCACCACGACCGTGGCCGCCGGGGACCGCGGCAGCAGCGACGGTGCGGCCGATGGAAAGGCCCATGTGGACTTCCCGGCCTCGAGCCCGCATGCCCTGGCCTGCGGCGGGACCCGGCTCGACGCGGACCCGGAGACCGGGACGATCAGCTCGGAGACCGTATGGAACGAAGGCCCCGACTCGGCGACCGGCGGCGGGTACAGCAAAGCCTTCCCCCGACCGGCCTGGCAGTCGCCCTCGGCCTCCGGGCATTCCGGGCGTGGGGTCCCCGACGTCAGCGCGGTCGCGGATCCACAGACCGGCTACCGGATCCGCGTGGACGGCAAGGACCTGGTGATCGGCGGCACGAGTGCCGTGGCACCGCTCTGGGCGGCGCTCATCGCCCGCTTCGCGCAGGCCGGGAACCGGCGCTTCGGGCTCATCCAGCCCGCGCTCTACGCCGTGTCCTCAGGATTCCGGGACGTGACGGTCGGCAACAACGGAAGCTACCACGCGGGGCCCGGCTGGGATGCCTGCACGGGCTTGGGCACCCCGGACGGCGCCGCACTGCTGGCGGCGCTGAAACCGGCCCCCTGA